Sequence from the Ostrea edulis chromosome 8, xbOstEdul1.1, whole genome shotgun sequence genome:
TTTGATTCATCTTGTGCAGTTGAGtgtttttcttgtaaataaacaaagtggCCTTGAAAATtctctttaaaaaatgtaaacaatgtttttcttttacttgGTGAGTTTAGGCCTCTTACATTTAACGATATGCAGGATAAGTTAAAAGACATTACGATTTGCGTTGAAATGTTTAAAGCACACACAGTAATTCAGAGTAAATTCGTGATAAAATGGGTTGCATGCACATGTATTCAATAGATTGAACTTGCTTGGAGCCAAGTAAATAACAGTGGGGGGACCCCgaacaaaagaaatcaaaaagaaaaaacacatATGTACAGATGAATATACTGTACGTAATCAAATGTATAACTGACTAAACAGAACATACTTGACCAACCTTGTGAAGTTTTCACATCTGCATGTTTATATACTGGAAGCtttaaatgaaaactaaatataaGAACCAGTATGTTATAATTGATGGAAATTAAATATCCGGAATAATACACTTCGTGGAAAATAAATATCCGgattaatacaaaatattacatgttaTGTACATTCTATGCATGACGTATTTGCGTGGAACTACTAAATAaagttacacatgtataaacataaatttgacatttcatcaatatttcatcAACTAATCTAAAGGCCAGGGATGGTAACAAAAAgctgaaaggggggggggggggggttaatatCAGTTGGcattaatcaaaataattaaaactggtatatgtgcaaaaataaacaatataaataaacaatgtaatttcttTCACCGCTGGGAGGTGTATGGAGTCGATAAGTGAGTATTTCtaagttttcaatatatttgtcCCATATATCTAAACAATGTCTATGCGAATTTTATCAATACACTGTCGATGTTTACCCCAACGTTTCACCTCGGTGCGCGAGAACAATGTCTGCCGCGAGGTTTTCCATAATTTGGAATCTACGATAGCCAAGATATTTTCCGAAGAATCTAGAGATGATACATGTCATGTCTGTAACATGGAGAGATTGGAGATCTTTAAGAAGTCTTCTCCCAGCCCCGTGCTCACCATCGTCGTTATACCCCTCGTGGATCAAACCGTTTTTGTCTGTGAATCGATATACCAATATATTGTGATCCGCGTTTGAGTAATTTGAGTCCATAACAACTTTTTTATAGAAGTTTCTGACCTGGTAAAAGGTCGCTGTGGTAGATGccgcgattttaaaatcgttccCTTCTGTGGAGGTTTCTAGTGTCGACATCTGGATCTGTTGAAGTGCCTCTTTTTCTGCTTGATCCACTAGCAAAATGTTTTCAGGCTTTGGTTTTAACACTTTTTCTTTGTATGTGTTTCCGTTAGGAAAAACTAACTTGTCTCCTACGAAACGTGTTTTCACATTCTCTTTCCAATACCGGTTACTTATTTCTTGGAGTTTTTTCCGATTTTCAGCTACCTCTACTGGTCTGTGTGGGGTAATGTAGAAAGGTGTATTTGATTGTTCTGTAGAGCCAGACCCTTTGCtatttcttttgtctttttgtGCTTGAGGACTTTCTCCTTATCAGTAAATTTCTCTAGTCGACCCGTAATAGTTCTTGGTCTACCCGGATTTTTAGGCCCGTTTCGATGTATGTTTGCAAAAGTTGTTTCGACTCCCAGGTATTCTTTAATCAATTGTGGGattttcttgaaaagattttcattcTCTTCTTCGGGTAAATTGTGAATGAGTAAGTTCTGCTTCATTGATCTTGACTTTAAATCTGTGATCTCGCTTTGCTGTTTTCTGACGGTTCTGTCTAAGTTAATAACTACAGATTTTAACATATCTATATCTTCTTTCAACATTTTGTTCTCTTGCTTCAGCACCTGAATGTTTCCCGAGTCCACTTCTTGTTGTTCAGCAATATGAGAGATACGGAAGTCGAAACCATCTTCCTCCCACAGGTCATTCTTAATGTTATTTATACCTTGAGTTAGTTCTTTAATCACTCTGAGAGATTCCGATAATTCCCCCAATGTTGTTTGTATATTAGGTATTGCTTGTATCGTGCTTATTATCTCCTGCGTTAGCGTAGGTGCGGTGGATATACCCGGGTCTGTGACATTCACTGGGCCGTGACTGCTAGCACTGTTTGTGACTGACGACTTCTCACGACTTCTACTCAGGCTCATTTTAAGAAATTTCGAACAAAATcactatattttcaatttcacaagTAAAATCACTTTCCAGGTATCCAAATTAACTTCTGAACGGTCTGGTTCAAATATATGTAATCCCACACACAGAAAACTCACATTATTTGGTCAAAATGTTGGAGCTCAGAAAAACATGACTACCTGGCTCTGATCACGTGTCAACATTTGACTTAATACTCAAACACCAATAAAGCGTTTCGCTATTTTCATTTCCTTCATTCATTCCTTTTCCTATTTTTTGTTCTTATTGTTGCTGTGGgtttataaaaacattttttgctaCTGCCTCATAAAACACAACAAGTAAGAAGTTCATAAGTTAAACATTAAGATAAAATAGGCATAGCACGTTCTCGTGATAGGTATTTAGATGAATAAAGCAAGTTATATttccattacatgtactttgaaatgTCCATTCAGCCAGATGTTAATTACTATTGAACTACCTTTCAAACATCTCTCAGTAGTCATTCAGTCACGATTTAATTACCATTAAAGCACTCTCATTTCTGATACCATTCAGTCGCCTTTCAGTAACAATTTCGTTACATTCCAGTGAATATCTAGATAAGTTTCATGCATCAATGAGTTCAATTTATTGACCGTTCAGTCTCTGTTCTATATGCATGTTGTATAAATAAACCCTACGTGACCACCCTATCTGGTATTTTAGAAAACCGAATCACACGCGTTTAGTAACTTACGTTTTTCTGCAGAAGTTTGGAAAGCCTGTGGCAGTGTCATTATtcgtaggggaaagtagtcccggagaattTGACGATGTACGGAGTTTGTTACGGTAGGTGAACAATAAATCCAAACAGAAAATAATAACTCCAAATCCGGAAATCCCAGTATAATCCAAAAATGTATAGAAAGCATTTCAATCAGGAAAATTTAAGTGTTTATGTACTAGGAATGACTTTTCTAGAACAATCTGAAAAGACAGTGATACAGCCATAACGGAATCTTTCTACCAAATATAACATGAGCTAGAACAATATCAGTCACAGGTGTCAACGACAAATAAACATCACTTCTCTAAATATAACATGAGCTACAACAATATCAGTCACAGGTGTCAACGACAAATAAACATCACTTCTCTAAATCACTCCAGGGTAACTCAGTGCAAATAGTATTATACGCAACACCTCCCCCTTAAAAAGTTTGAAAGACAATGAAAACTCAtatatgcaatatacatcaatcaaagcaacaacaacaaaacaaaacaaacaaccacAACAAAACATACCCATGACAAACTTGATAGAATATCTGCTACAACATTATCTCTGTCTGTGATATGTTTGATATTAATATCATACTTTAGCAATACTATACTCCATATTGTGAGTCTTTAATTAGAGTTAAACGATGCAAGGAAGGTGTTAAACTCTGTacaataagaatataaaaatgtaagcTGGATATGTAACAAAGCAGCATAATTCGTGCGTGTGGGAATTCCTACATGTTGTTGAAATACATGATGAATGAAGACTACGAATATATTGTCGCTCAGGAACTATTCCagcatgttttgttttaatgtcgtggaatcagagtggtgtttaaaaaagtaatacttttggattgattgattgattgtatgcaagatgaagataacgatcagtgatcaatctcataactcctataagcaatacaaaatacatagttgggcaatcacggacccctggacacaccagaggtggggtcaggtgcctaggaggagtaagcatcccctgtatgttgtttaatgtccctctcgattATTCTAAcccttatggagacgtcaccgatACCGATTAAGGGCTTTGAATTTCGACCTacgcttggcgcttacggccaaaGAGCAGTGGAGATTTTTTTAGCATACAACGCCTACTGTgtcacgggacatccgttttggGGGTCATCTCCGAGGAGGCATGATATTCACTCCTGATTCCGAAGGAACTAGTACTACATGTTTTCTAGACTTAGGTCTATCGCGACCAGGATTTGAATCCCGGCCGTCTGCATGTGGAGCTGAAAGATCATTAAATACGAATATTTACTTTTTCGTAACCGTTTGACATTTTAGAATCAATTCTAGATGTTGATAGGATGTACCTGCGTATGTTTTATGGTTTTATCTTTAATGTTGGTAGTAATTTTTCTCGTTGTAATCAACATATCATCGATTATTAGCAATGCTTCATACCATATATATGTGCTTATATTACCAGTTTGATATGATGAAGGTtacaataaatgataaaattcatagaTCCctttaggaatacaaaattgaaggTTGTGCAAACATGtatccctggatatacaagtGGTAAGATTAAGTACCTTAGTGGAATGAACACCCCCTTTCAACCAGAAAGAGGTAACCTAACTTTGTAATACGTACAGCTTAATACAATTTTACAATAAGTGCGGTCTTACTCGCCACGCGGGTATGCTAAGGCGATACATGGAATTTGCTTTGGTGAAAATTCTGCGAAAAgatggtacagtgacgtcacaatgggAAGTCAGCTGAAGTCTACCTGCATGTTGATACTTATGTTTtcgtttatatttttttaaatattgcagTGTGCATCTTTATGCAAGAATATTATAATACCAAAGTATTAAATTAGTTGTATTAAAACTAATGTTCGGATATTTAGTTACCACACGTCTCGTTTTCTCagtaaaatcaaaagaaatcaCAAAAATCCGCACATGCGTTGTAAGCGATCGGCGTCGTGCGAAAGCTTGATCATGGAAAGGCAAGTTGGAGGAAGAACAGGTGTTTGGCTGGAAAAATGCAAGTCCTGTGCCATCAATGGAATTATTTGATAcgatatatgtatgtacattatgaaatgaTAACAGCAGTCATTATTGttgttttagaaatatttaatttcgTTGAATCACGATTTAACACAATAATGTGTGAGAACACGTGTGTTTTGGAAGTATCCGAAGTTGCAAACGAAgcagtttatttttttaaacctccaatgaatttgaaataaggGTTCTTAGTCCTGATTAGGTTACATTGTCggttttacttttattttctttgtcCACACAACACTGATTGCAGGATGTTCGATGAGACAATCAAATAAAAAGGTATGTTCCATACCAGTGACTCAGACAAAAAAGGATACTTGTTCAAGTTTCGCCGCATTAGGAATAAATTTAAACTATAAAGCATATTATGTCGGTTTACTGTTTTAGTAATTACATTTTACCCgtatttttattatttgctTATCCTAATCTTtccaaatattttgaataaccccaaatgaagatttttttgtacatgtataaatacatatCATGTGTGTTACTAGCACTGTAAGGGGAAGGGGTGTGATGGGCTTTACCCTTTTCGCcatattaaagctgtatgatctgATGTTCGTGTACTATCTTTGTGCAGAATGACTTTAAAGCATATTAATTAATGTTCCAAGTTATTAGCTGTCCCTTATAATCACATGCCTGAAAGCATTTGCAAGTAAAAGAGAAAGGAGATTATTTGAATGATAGATATAGTAGGTACACACGTATTCTAGAAATAAGTCAACTGATGATCTGAACGTCTGAACTGAACAAGTGACTGTTATTTGAAATAGTCGAATGACGTTGGTTTGTAAACACtaatttaaattcaaatattttttgctAAAATAGATGAAATAATGCACGACATGTCGTACAGCTTCATGAATAagtacgtgcgatgatttaattaACTGTGTTTTACAAGGTGGACACAATTGTTGATGTTTGGAATATACAatcttttttttgtttttataaatttcgactatttttcccaatttcggAAGCCATAGGGCCCATGTAAAAATGTAGAAATATCACTGAATGttcaaaaatattgtgatgATGGTGACGTTAAAAAACAACTATGTACAGTGAACTCAATGATAATACGTCGTATCACTAGATAGATGTTTGGTAATAAAGTAAAAGGTTCCAAAGAGAAATGAATATAGGTGTGATTTAAGTCTGGGGCGTGTAGTCCTGCCCCCCAGTGAATGGAATCTTGTAAAATTTCTCGAGACAACAGTAtgctccaaaatacagtgcaccatTACAGTTTCGACTTCATAATACAAATGTGCGAATCTTAGGAGTTCATGTTAtgcaacatttttttaaattttcttttcgCGTCAAATGATAAGAACTACACAGATATATTTACCAGTTACGCTATTGTTTAATTAACAATGCATTTTGTTCATTATTGCACTATCTTTTTATGTGTAAGCTTACATTCCAAAACACTGTTGCAATAAGCAAGCCCACTGAGGAATATTTAATGACTTATACAAGCAATGTAATTAAATGGTGATTCGGTGAATGAATATAattttgcctcaaatccaaatccattGATATTGACCACGGCCAACTCTTAAGTGCTCTTCAATTCTTAATTAACGTGATGTAACTAAGTATTAAAAGTGTTAAATAGATTTTATTAAACAATGCAAATAAAAACGTTGATCTACTTAATTACACATTCACATGTGTGCAACAAAGGTGTTCAATACATTTGTCAAGCAATCTGACtcaagtacagacctatattattattatatataggaTCTGATAACTCCCCTTAAGAGGTCATGTTCTGGTGAACTTTGTATTTGCATATTACATCATAATTTGATCCAATCAGATAACGCGTTTCAAATGAAGCGTGGCGTATAAACAAAAATGGCAGATATTGAACAAGTAGTGGAAGAAGTTTTGAAACAAGTTGGTGTTAAGTGTTTCAAGGATGAACAGCGGATGATTTTGGACTGCATGTTTGAGAAAAAAGACTGTGTCGCCGTGTTACCAACAGGTTTTGGGAAATCGCTCCCATTTCAAGCGTATTTACCAGTGAAGAGAGCTTTACTCCGTGATGATAGCTCCGGGAAAGTAATTGTCTGCTGTCCTTTGGTGTCTCTTATGTAAGACCAAGTCAGAAAATTAACTTCCATAGGATTAGTAACTGCTGCTTTTAAAGGCATGCATATATTTATTCGTTTATCTttatataattcaattgaaattgGATCGCGTCGTCGGTCTTAAATGGAAGTTCACTGAGGCTCATCTAAATCACACTGGATATGCAGAACACTTATAGATTCTTATGACAAGCAGTAGACCGTTAACAACAGATAAGAAATTATTGCTTGAAATGTGTTATACGCTATATGTTGTACTGCGCCGCCAAAATTTGATTCCAAGTTCACTGTTGAGCTGGTTCATTTATAGTTatcattttattctttaaatattgtgtTGGAAATGTTAAGAATTTATAAGAACATTCACTCTTGAATGCTCCAGGCACAGACAAGGAGACCGATGAATTGATAGAGGCAGGAGAAGTAGTCATCATTCATGCATCTCCCGAGTCATTAGTTGGAGACGGCCAATGGAGATCAACAATACAAAGACTTAATGTAACCGACATCGTAGTAGATTAATTCCACACAGTTCTAAGATGATAATGTCTTCCTAttcatgtattttacatttatgACAGCTTTTTTAAACAACCTATGAGTTAATAACTCAAATGAGATATTGTATACTGTCAGTCCTATTTTTTCAATCAATATATTGgtattatttatcttttttgttttcacatctattgacaaacaagttgttaGCACATCATTGACACAGTATTTTGCTCCATAGGTGTTTTAGGTCTTTATGCAAAATATGTAATCATATTACCCAACCAACAATCAGCATTGTAAATCCCCTAAATTATAATTATCTAAACTCTcacattttgtttgatttttatagACATACTTGGATGTCTTGaatgtagaacatgtaaaaaaaatcgAACAGCATTAAGAACTGTTACTTGGTGTACTTCAACACATTTTCTCAAAGAAGTGGCAGGAATATCGGtagttacattttttttaaaactcgtttaaatggttttaatttaaGTTCTTATTCATAACCTTTATTATCAAATTTAGGGGTGGTTTAGAAGCAGATAAGGAGGATAAAGTGTTCCGAAAGTGGTTCCGGCTTGTTGGAGAGATCCGATCGTACTTTCCCGAGGCATCATTATTTGCACTAAACATGACTTGCACAAAGACAATTAAAAATAGAGTGATAAAAGTTTTGGGACTGAAGGACTACACGAACATTACAGTTTCcggaaataaagaaaacatcaaGTACATTGTGAAGAAAGTGGACCCGAACATTGAAATATCTTTGTTGTGGATTTTGGACTCAATTCGTGATTTAAAAAAGGAGTTCCCGCGGACATTATTTTATTGCATCTCAATAAGAGATGTTGGGTGTGTGTACAACTTCATAGTGTCTGAACTATCAGATGTTACTAACATTGAAAACATGGTAGAGATGTTTCATTCTGAAACaacaggaaattaaaaaaagaaaaccctTGAAAAATTGACTAAGGGCAGTGTTTTGCGCATTACTGTTGCTATCAGTGCACTGGGAATGGGTGTAAATGTTTATGCATGTCACAATGTTATAATATATGGACCTCCTAGGTGTTTGATATACTTTGTCCAGGGAACGGGGCGAGTGGGAAGCGATGGAGAACAATAATTTGCCATTTTGATGTATTATGATCAACAACTACGGAATGTTGACCAGGACGTAAAAGACTTCCTCACTTCAACTGATTGCCGAATATTGCAACTTCTTAAGCCATTTCTTTCGGAGAGCGAGTTAAAGTTGGTACAAAGTACCAGAATACATACTTGTTGTGGCAGTTGTGATACAGGGTGTTCCTGTAATTCATGTTTTTCGACAATTTAAGAAAAAGTATATGACAAATCTGTCTTtagatgatgtacatgtaatggaaaCCTCAAGTAGTGACATGACTCTGTATCATAGGAGTCTGAATCTAATGAGGATCTTGGTTAGATTAAATCAACTTCAGGTTCAAATTTACACAAAACTTGTTAGTGTTTGTTTTTAGGTAAAGGATATATTGTTTACAGTTCCATAGCAATGCAACAGTTCATCTACAAATATTCTGATACAAAACTGTTTTATCAGTTTAAAAGACAGTGTCCTGTTTTCTtcttaatgataataattataattatgtgTACCAGAATAAATAGAAGCATATATAAATCACAGAAAAATGTTGGGATTTGTGAAcaaacagtaaacaacatatttttttctgtgacTTGTTTTCTTCGGGTTGGTCCAGTTTGAGGCAAAAATGATAACAATTGGCATTGTAGTTTTCAGGAAGtagttaaaatgtaaaattgttaatgaaTGACGCACGACGACAGACGAAGACCAACACCATTGAATAATCAAaagttgataaataaaaaaaaaatggccaaCATCAAGTTGGATCTTCAAATATTGTAAGTTATCAAAGATGTTATTGAATAAATCCAGGTTTAttccatttgaaaatttaattactGTACATAGTATATGTTTGCATGTAAACTGGACAAGTCTTGGCAATAATCCTCCATAatattgaattatatttttatgtctCGTGTACCATGTAGATAAACAATCGCATGATTATAGTTGTTTATTCCTTACCCGACGGAATGGAAGTAAATGTTTATGTCTGTATGGCATGTTCACCAAATAATTGTCTGCAAATGGATTCCTTTTGTGGACTAGTTCTCTGCACTTGAACTTGCGTCGTTTATGTTAGTAAAAGCCAtcgattatcttccctttgcaGAGAACATTCCCGTGAACAAGGTttaatcccctttacccaagagtGAGTTGTGCCAATTATTTCGccaattttgaatgaaattggcgTCATGggtctggagaagaagtcaaacatgttaaacatgttaaaggtttttggacagacagatggacaccGGACAAGAGTGATCAGAATAGCCCACTTAAGCTTTcagctaaggtgagctaaaatgaacCATGGTCAATAAAATACTATGTTAGTGAATAAGTATAACATTAGCATCTAGTAATGAACTGATCAGTAAAAACGTTCGCTACACTTTCAATGTACAAGTTAACCTCAATCGACCCATCTAAAGGTGTGGGTTGAATGTCGCTTTGGTCTCTATTTGtctcaaaatctaaatatcGCTTCGAtcctttttttatttgttgatgCACCTTATCCAGTAGttgtatatatgaatttttgCACTTTCATTTCATTCCGAAATTTGTATATGTTAGATCCAAGGAAAATGATGTGTTATTACAGGTAATGTTATAAACTACTTACATTCCACTGTCATGAAATCAATCATCTCTTGTCCATTCATTATACAACTGTTGACATTGTACATCTACAGTGTAGTGCTAAGAATAAGTCaagttatatatttcattgaaaacaatcaCTTTTCTACATATTTCTCATAAAATCATCTTAAGTCATTTTTTACAccattaaaatacaattatctGCAGTTTCTGCTTTCAATgtcttgattttgttttcctgAACAGCCATACACATTATATGACTGTAGGAACACCGCATTCATTGATTTAACTCCATTCTGACAAAGGCTAATATAAGGAAATGAAGTGCTCTAAGCTGATATTAAAGTTTCAGTTGTCATATTTCCGGAATTGTTGgtaaaacttaaaaaaaaaatgaacataatTTATGTCTAAATGTTATTTATCATATGCTTTAGATTGCATAATAATTGGACCAAGAATGGATTCAGAAAtagttttcaaatgaaataatcaTTGTGTGGCATTATGCTGTATTGTGACATAACCTTTTGTTTCCAAAACTgtgtttaaaataaattacaatgCTATGTTTAGTAGGacaacatttcaaaatatgaccCTGTAACTCCTTCTCTGGTCACATCCTGATTGGGGTTCTCAAGATGCTTTGTATGATAACGCAGGTGCTGTGTATAAAAATGTGCGAGTTGTTGAACTACATTGAGATTCAGATAACTTTCAAAGACACATGTAACACACTGCCATGTTGTCACATATTTCATAATATCCTGTAATTACTTAAATTTCTGACTGGCCTGATATAGTACCTATAAAATGCTTCTTATATAGTTAATGTTGATAAATAAGCATTGATACACAATGCGAAACAAAGTATATTCCTAAACAAGTCAAGTACAACAGCTGGTATATATAATGAAAGCATGCACTTTCAGTCTTGAAACTTTTCATGTCACAGAAGttaattgttttcaaacaaCGACTGCCAGGTGGACACACTGTAAGGTGTTTTCTTTACTTTTCATGACAAACCTTTATTATTGAAAGTTCTGTTTAAATCCTTCATTCTATCAAATATTATTCACATATTTTTATACATACCATCTTGCTTTTCCTGTGGTGCAATAGGAATACATGCAGTATATCCAGGCATAGACAGCtgtcaaataaaaatgatttaagatattttttgaatatttatttatatatttaatggtATGCTGACATACAGACACTTGACAGTCACCCTAACACTGGGTTGTATTGGATTCCTAATTTTTCCTTTAATCTGCTAATTACTACATGTGATATTAATTACCATATCTaaggatttaattttatttgtaaatagtCTTGGATTGTACCCGAGAGTGTGATGACAGTAACACTTCTTTCAAGGCCTAgcgatttttattttcaatttgtaaatgtttatcacatttacatatacatattgaTATTACAGCAATATGATTAGATAACTTACCCCTGCTTTCGTTGAATCCGTTCTTGTATTCACCAGATCTTTAAAGGGCGTCAGGTGTACTAGCTTCACAACAGATACATCGAAATATTTCTTCTTCGTAGAGGGCACATGTGTATCCGGGCCCCTGAGCATTATTTTCGGTATTGATCTTCTTCGGGGAGACGGCAGTTGTAACATTTCACGAAAACGTTCTTTAACGATTGCATTTTGGCTTCAATTTTTATAACAGATTCAACCTGTCGATAACATTTTTTGCAAACCCCTCCAAGGCCTTTTTCATCCAAATATGTCAccaccaccccccaccccccccaccccagtTTCCTGATACCCCTCACTTTTCTTCATTTAAACGCAGTTGACTTTCGCGAAACCTTTGGATTGTTTCACCACATTCACTTGCTTTCTCAATTTGTTGAAAACAAACCCCACAGAAGATATACGCATCCGACAAAATACATGTTTCCTCGGTGTGGCACTTATCGACGAAATCTTCAATTGTGTTTACTTGCTAATCGGAACTCATCGGATACCATCTCATATGTATGAAAATGGAATGACTTCCGAAATACTAGACAAGCAATATGAAGCTATGATTTCATTGCCCAATGTAATGTTCACCAGAACATGAGCTCTTATGCGGAGTTATCAGATCCTCTATATAATGATACaagtctgtactttagtcagattgtttTTCAAGTAGTCCATCATTATTGTTTTTAATCATTTCAATACATTGAAAGTTGTAAAGAAAGAACATAATGAGCAATGCAAACATCTACAGGTCCAATGACTTCTCAACTATggctttaaaattatttttgaaaagaagCCATATATACAATTATGACGTTATCCTTTGAAAGAATCAGTTGTACAATGTATGTCAAGTTCAAAAGATATACAAAAGCTAAAATGTAGTATAAAAGAT
This genomic interval carries:
- the LOC125663235 gene encoding uncharacterized protein LOC125663235 codes for the protein MSLSRSREKSSVTNSASSHGPVNVTDPGISTAPTLTQEIISTIQAIPNIQTTLGELSESLRVIKELTQGINNIKNDLWEEDGFDFRISHIAEQQEVDSGNIQVLKQENKMLKEDIDMLKSVVINLDRTVRKQQSEITDLKSRSMKQNLLIHNLPEEENENLFKKIPQLIKEYLGVETTFANIHRNGPKNPGRPRTITGRLEKFTDKEKVLKHKKTKEIAKGLALQNNQIHLSTLPHTDQ
- the LOC125667544 gene encoding uncharacterized protein LOC125667544, with translation MADIEQVVEEVLKQVGVKCFKDEQRMILDCMFEKKDCVAVLPTGFGKSLPFQAYLPVKRALLRDDSSGKVIVCCPLVSLMGGLEADKEDKVFRKWFRLVGEIRSYFPEASLFALNMTCTKTIKNRVIKVLGLKDYTNITVSGNKENIKYIVKKVDPNIEISLLWILDSIRDLKKEFPRTLFYCISIRDVGCVYNFIVSELSDVTNIENMVEMFHSETTGN